In Candidatus Nitronauta litoralis, one DNA window encodes the following:
- a CDS encoding MTH1187 family thiamine-binding protein has product MVLLQFSMSPMDKGESVSDYVSRSLDIISNSGVSYKLGPMGTCLEGEWDEVMGVIKQCYEKMSSDCNRITCSIKIDYRKGKSGRLDSKMAAVEMKLGKKLNT; this is encoded by the coding sequence ATGGTTTTACTTCAATTCAGCATGTCGCCTATGGATAAAGGCGAAAGCGTCAGCGATTACGTCAGCCGGTCGCTCGATATCATTTCCAACAGTGGTGTGTCCTATAAACTGGGGCCGATGGGCACCTGCCTGGAAGGTGAATGGGACGAGGTGATGGGTGTCATCAAACAGTGCTACGAGAAGATGAGCTCCGACTGCAACCGCATCACCTGCTCGATCAAGATCGACTACCGCAAAGGCAAAAGCGGAAGGCTCGACTCCAAAATGGCTGCCGTCGAAATGAAACTGGGGAAGAAACTAAATACGTAA